GTTAGCAGTTTCTAGCAATTCATCCAAGTTATCTGGTTTGTCACCGATTTGGTACATTTTGATAACAGTTTGTTCACCTGAAGCTGAGTCAGCAGCTTTCTTGTTACCTGAAAGGTTTCCACAAGCAGCGAGACCAGCAGCCAAAGCGACTACACTAGCAGATGCAAAAGCATATTTTTTCCAGTTTTTCATGACAAAAACTCCTTTTTTTATTTTTAAACTTATAAACAATGTAATGATCTTAACTTCACACAAGGGAAGTTTGGAAATGAGAAATGTTCTTCTCAATAAGCACTATTCTTTCACACCACCGATAGTCAAACCTTTTACAAAGTAGCGTTGGAAGAATGGATACAAAATCGCGATTGGAAGGGTTGCGACCACAACCATGGCCATACGTCCTGTTTCTTTTGGTAGAGCAACTCCCAGTTGACCAGATAGGCCGACTGCTTTAGCGATGTAGTCCATATTTTGCTGGATTTGCATGAGCAAATATTGCAATGGATACAAGTTGTCACTCTTGATGTAAAGAAGGGCGTTGAACCAGTCGTTCCAGAAACCAAGAGCTGTCAAGAGCGTGATGGTTGCGATACCTGGTAGTGACAATGGCAAACAGATTTGGAAGAAGATCCGGGCCTCACTAGCACCATCGATACGAGCGGATTCTAGAATGGCTTCTGGAATGGTCTTCTTGAAGAAGGAACGCATCAAGATGATATTAAATGGTGAGAGAAGCATTGGAACAATCAAGGCCCAAACTGTATCACCAAGTTGAAGCAAACGAGTGACCACGATATAGCCTGGTACCAAACCAGCGTTGAACAACATACTAAGAAGGGCAAAGATTGTAAAGAATCTGCGATATTTAAAGGTTGTCCGTGAGATGGCGTAGGCATAGGTTGTTGTGATAAAAACGTTTGTGATCGTTCCCACCACTGTTACAAAGACTGAGATGAAGAGGGCTTGGAGGATTTTATCCTTAAACTGTGCCAAAAATTCAAAACCGTCTAAGCCAAATTGGGATGGGAAGAAGCTATATCCATTTTGGAGAATACTCTTTTCATCTGTCACCGAAATAATGATAACGAAGATAAAGGGCAAGATACAAGAAAGAGCAATCAAACCTGAGATGATACTAAAGAAGATATCCGCCTTCTTACTAAAGGAGTGAATGCCGACATTATCGATTTTTTCTTTTTTAATTTTCTTTTCTGCCATATTCTCCTCCTTTCTAGAATAAAGCTGAGTTTGGATCGACTCGTCTTGCAAGCAAGTTTGATAGAATAACCAGTATCAAACCGACAACGGATTGGTAAAGACCGGCCGCTGAAGCCATCCCGATATCCGCTGTTTGAGTCAAACCGTTAAAGACATAGACGTCCAAGACGTTAGTTACATTATAAAGCTGACCAGCGTTGTGTGGGATTTGGTAGAAGAGACCGAAGTCTGCACGGAAGATGTTTCCGACTGCAAGGATGGTCAATACGGTTACCAATGGTGTCAACTGCGGAATGGTTACATTGCGGATACGTTGCCATTTGCTAGCTCCGTCCACTGTCGCTGCTTCGTAGTAGGTTGGATCAATCCCCATGATTGTTGCATAGTACATGACACTGCTATATCCAAAGCCTTTCCAAATACCTAGGAAAAGTAGGAGATATGGCCAGATGCCCAAGTCAGCGTAGAAATTGATTTCCTTCATTCCAATAGATTCTAGGAAATGGTTGAACACCCCTTTGTCAATGTTTAGGAAGGCATCTGTAAAGAAACTGATGATAACCCAAGACAAGAAGTAAGGGAACAACATAGAAGTTTGGAAGATCTTAACCATTTGCTTAGAACGGAGTTCACTGAGGATGATGGCAATCCCTACAGATACAATCAAACCGATAAAGATAAAGCCGAGATTGTAGAGGACAGTATTTCGTGTGATAATAAAAGCGTCTTTTGAACTAAACAAGAATCTGAAATTATCGAGTCCGACCCATTTACTATTCACGATACTATCTATGAATCCATTACTGGTCATGTGGTAGTCTTTAAAGGCAACCACGTTTCCAAATACTGGAATGTAGAAGAATAGAATCAACCAGAGTGCCCCTGGCAAAACCATCAAGAGAAAGATCCAGTTGTCTCTCAAGGTTTTTGAAAACTTATTCATAATTTCCTCCCTTTTTTATTTTGATATCAACCTAAAAATTCCTTTTTAGACTTTTGATAACGATTACATTATTAGTATACTCCTATTTGAAGATTAGGTTAAACTACTAATTATAGAAAAAACTCCACAAATTATTTTATGTGGAGTACTTTTTAAGAAAGGGATGTTTCACGAGAAACACTCTGCCCAAGGTAAGGTGTTCTTGTTTTTAGGTCGTGTAGATGGTTGAAGCTGTCGCAATAGTATGCCACTGGTTGGCTGTTGTGGCTGCGAAGTCCTTATCTGTGTAAAAGTCAGTAAATGGCAGGATTTCCACTTCTAGCTCGTCGATGCGGTCAAGCTGACCAGCCAGATAAGCTTCGATACGGCTTTCTGCTCGCTTGATCCGTTGCAAGAGTCCGCCCATGCGGATATCGACCGTATCCAAGCCAAAGACCTTGTTTTCTTTCAGCCATTGATGGCTAAAGAGGGCATGGAAGTGCTCGATTTGGCTTCTAAGTTTTGGCAGTTCTTCTCTAGCGATTTGTTTCAAGCTTTCTTTATCATCCGCTTGGTAGGCCTGACGAAGGCGTCGTCCCACATCCACTTTACTGCTTAAAATCTGGTTCAACTGGGCCTGAGTTTCAAAGAGGTAGGCATAGTTGCCAGCTTTTTCTTTAATGTTAGCAAGCGTCTCAGCAGCCTGAGCGAAGTGCGGTTTGTCCTGTTCAGGTGTCATGTGTCGGTCAAGGAGCGGACAGAGAATATCCTGATAAAAGACATAGCGGTTGGGATTGATGCCGCTGAGATTGCCTGGTAGATCTGACAAGAGGTTAGCAAGGTCAATCTGCATAAAATCTTCAACCGATAAACCTGTATTGGTCTGGAAGTGTGCAGACAAACGGTCTAGATCATTGCGATAGCTGAGTTCTGCCCAGATTTGTAGACTTGGTAGGACAGAGAATTGGGCTGTTTCTCCACCATTATCTCCCCAACCTGTCACGATAACTTCTTTGATATCATTGGCACGGCAGGCTTTATTGGCTTCAATAGCGATAAGACGGCTGAAATGGTTGTTGGGTGTGAAACCAATCCACTTCCAAGCACCACCTGCAAAGGCAAGGTCATGGCTAATCTTGTGATGGTTGCGGAAATTGCGGTTGTATTTTTCCTCGCTATCCTGGTAATAATCCCAATAAACCAAAGTCACTCGGTCTTTGAGACGGTCTAGGTAGACACGAGTTTCCTCTGGAATTTCGACATCACGGTCGTACTGGCCATCTGCTGACATGAGTTTGAAGAACATATCGCTCCACATCTGGCAGTGGAAACCATACTTATCGGCAATATCCAGCACGCGCTCCAAATGTTGACACATGAGGAGGCTACGGTCCACAACACCGTTTAAGATAAGATAGCGACCCAAACCAACCAAGTGGGCTTCGTCCATGCCGATATTGACCTTGCGTGTCTGCAGTTTAGATAGAGTAGCAAACATGCCATCAATCAGATCATAAACCTTTTCTTCGCCAATGAGGAGGATGTCCTCTACATCACGGAGTTCTTGCACTTCTTTGACACCCCATTTGACAAAGGCTGACAAGTGGGCCAGGGTCTGGATGCAAGGCACAAAGGTCATGTCAAACTGCTGGGCATAGGCTTCGATTTCCTGTAATTCTTCGGCTGAATAAGCTCCACGGAAATAACCAAAATAAGGTTGTCCCTCGATTTGATAAGTGTCTTCCATGTAGAGCTCAAAGGTTGAGTAGCCCATGAGAGCCAAGACTTCAATCATCTGCTTGGCAGAAGCCACATTCAGCACCGCATTTCGCGAACAGTCAGCCATGTAGGCTAAATCTTCATAAGCCGCTTGCTCCTCAATCTCCACCTTGTCACCTTCTACTAGAGCTGTTGCCAATAAGGACAAGGCACGATAAAGTTGGTGGGGTTTGCGATAGGTTAGTTGATAGTGGCCACCCTCACCCTTGGTAGAGATAGAGGCTTGGTCAGACTGAGCAACTGCTACCTCTACATCTGGTAAAGAGATGTGACTTTTTAAAACCTCAATAGCTTGCTCTTGTTTGGAACTAAGTCCTGTAAATCTTACCATTGATTTTCCTCCTGTAGCCAGTTGACAAGGGCACCGTAGAGATTAGCATCTGCATGATAAGTGCAGGCTTGAATGAAAGGTGCGACCGTGTATTCTTCGTAGGTAGCAACAAAGTCGTCAACAGCTTCCTTGACACCTTGGATAAAGTCTGGATTTTGACTGATAGAGCCTCCCAGATTGATGACATCTGGGTCGATGAGATACTGGATATTGAGCAAGCCTTGCGCCAGATTACGGTTCATACGCTCAATAGCTTCTTGACAAAGGGCATTACCTGCTGCAGCCTCTTGGTAAACCTTTCGGCCATCCCAATCGGTTTGACCAGATTTTTCAATCACGTATCGCACCATATTTCCAGTTGATGCTAGTTGCGACCAGTTGTTGAGCTTTTCAGCAGGGGCAAGGGTGGTCATGTAGCCAAATTCCCCACCCAGGCCGTGACGACCTCGATGAAGTCTACCATTGATAATCATGGCTCCGCCAATCCCTGTCCCAATCACGACACAGGCTGCATTTTCAAGTTCTGGATGAGCCAGTAGTTCACTGAGTCCAACGCAGTTTGCATCATTTTCTAGATGGACAGGTAGCTGATAAGAGCTAAGCGCCTCATACCAAGAAAATCCGTGAATGTAGGGCACCGCACTGAAGCCATCAATCACACCTGTCTCTTGATTGACCGCACCTGGAACACTCATAGCAATCCCACTGTAATCCTGCTCTGACAAGCGCTGGTCTAACCAAGCTAGTAAATCCTCCAAACTTTCAGGCGTTGGAATGCTTGTCTTATTCAGTATTTTCCCATCAGGAGTTAGACTGGCAAACTTAATCCCAGTCCCTCCGATATCAATCGTTGCAATAGTCATTGTTTTTACCATAAATATGTTTACTTTTTGAAATTAAATTTCTTCTTTTTTGATGAATTCTGTACGAATCTCTTGTGGTGCCAATAGTCCTGAATGGACTGGGTATGGGCGTTCCAACAAGTCAAGAATAGTTTGTTGTTTTTCAGACACACGGATATTTTCTTGACTCATGTTGTAGTAACGAAGGACATAACCTTCTTCATTCTCAGCCACCTTAAAGGCTGTTGGGCAGACTTGTGGCAAGTTCAGTGCCGGATGGTTAAAGAGGCTACCCGTTGCTGCAACGCTACCCTCTTGTTTTGCAACTTGAAGAGCTGTAAATGGCACCTGGAAGGCTTTGGCACGACGGAAAGCTGAGAAGCGTTCCCCTGCTTGGTGACATTCGAGAGCATACTCGACTTCAAACTCACGCAAACATTGTGCTTCTGGTGTTGGGAAGTAGCCCCAGTCACCTAGCTCACCGGATGCACGCAGAATAGTCACTGCAATAGTGTCGTCTCCAAGGATTTCGTATTCATTCAATCCCTTGTTGGATACAGTCACACCTTTTTCATCGTCATACAGGCTGACAAAGGCTTGTTGGTGTTGAGGATTTTCAGGATTTTCCCATGAAGCTGCTGGTTTGTTTGGTCGTGTCACCACCTCATAGATGCTTTCAGAATCATTGCTTGGACGCGAGTTATGAGTCTTGACCAAGAGACGGATACGGTGGTCTTGGGCAGTATTGGTAAAGCGAGTTTTAAAGCGAATTTGTGGATTATCAATGAAGATAGTCATCTCAGTTTCAAGAGGAATGCTTGTCAATTCTTCTGAACGTCCAGCTTCACGCTTCATAAACTCGATTATGCCTTTTTGCTCTTCTTCTAGCTTTTCATCGGCACTGACAGGTACGGTCAATTCATGTTTGAGCAAAATCTTAGCGTAGCGAGCTGTGTTTTCCAAGACCTCATAACCCTTAAGCTCTGCATAGATTGGCTCTGTTCCTTTTGGTTGGAAATAGATATACTCGTTTCCGATGTCCCCACGGTCTTCGAAGCGGATAAAATCTTCATAGGCTTCGTGAGTTGTCTTGTCATAGACTGTGATGTTGTCGTCCACACTCACCGTTACAAATGGCGTATCAATCACCCCGTTTTGGTAAATACCGTCGCGGTGTTCTTGCTCTCCTTCCAGTAATTGGAAGGTTGTCCAAGAAAGTGGCGCTAGGTGAACTGGAATGGTCACGCGCACTTGTCGAGCAATACGAGCTTGGCGGAACTTGTCTTTTGGTAAATCGTACTCAAAATTAGCTCCCAAATCTTCGATTTTAGCCTCTACAGGACGCCCATCCAAGTCCTCCACACGATAACTTGGCAAGGTTAAGGCAGCCATCTTCTTGTAACCTTCTGTTGGGTGCAATTCCTTGAAATCACAAGTCGCCACATCAATCACTGTGCTGACAGTATCGACCTTATCATGCAGGCCTGTGTTAATGACAGTAAAGAGATAATCACTTTGAGCCTTAGCTGTAGCGATTTTACCCTTCCATTCGTTAAGAAGATTACTCTTAACAAAGTTTCCAACTTGGTTGACCTTGGCAAAACGCGTTTCCATCTCGCGGTGAACTTCGTCCACGCTACAGCCACAGATACTATCGTGTGGCGCATTCTGCAAAAGTGTTTTCCAAGCATAGGTCAACTGGTCCTTGTGGTTATGACCCCCAGTGATAATCGTCAAGGGTTCTACAACTTGCTCGAGGAGATTGCTATTTTCTTGGAAGGCTTGTTTGAGGTAAATACGAGATGAAGAAGTGTTGGCAAGTGTGTACCAGCCGTCTGTTTCCTGACTGGTCAACTCACCTGTAACCGTTGATAATTGCTCTGGTAGGGCACTTTCCACAGCTTGGACATATTCATCAAAAGAACTATGAACAAAGGTCACATCTGGGAAGAGTTCATTTGCCACACGAATGGCTTCACTCAGATTTTTCTGCACAGGCTGGTGGTCACAGCCGTTCATCATCAACCATTGGTTGGTCGAAGCGTAGTCACTCACGTCTGCCAGTTTTTGTTTCCAGAAGGTCAAGGCCTCGTCTTTATCAACTGGAATTTCATTTCCATTACTATACCAGTTGGCAAAGAGGATACCGAGGACACGACTTCCGTCTGCACCCTGCCAGTACATTTCGGAAAACTGGGAAGTAAACTGCTCATCTTCGAGGACTTGGTTATCAAATCCAATCGGTTTGACACCGCGACCAAAGGCTGCTACGTGAATGCCTGATTTTTGAAGGATTTGAGGAGCCTGCCCCATATTTCCAAAGGTATCTGGGAAGTAACCAATCTGAGTAGATTTGCCCCATTTTGCAGCCTCCTGCTGACCGATAAGAGTATTACGGACATTGGCTTCACTTGAAATCAAGTAGTCATCTTGCAAGATGTAGAAAGGCCCAATCTTCAATTTGCCTTCGTCGATGTATCGTTGGACTTTGTCGCGATTTTCAGGGCGAATCTCCAAGTAGTCATCAAGGACAATGGTTTGTCCATCCAAGTGGAAACTCTTGAACTCAGGGTCATTTTCAAAAAGATCAAAAAGATTGTCAAAAAGTTCCACCAATTGCATACGGTGACTTTCAAAAGGTAGATACCACTCACGATCCCAGTGACTGTGAGAGATGATATGTACAACAACATTTTCCATGAGTAAAACCTCATTCTAACTTAAATTTAAAAATAGATTTGTGATTCTGTACGAGAACCTATTGAGCTAAGGCTCATTAGCGAATATCTAGGTAATCCAAGACCAATTCGCAGAACATCATGTTGGCCCATGAGAACCATTCGCGTGAGTAGAGTGTCGGATCGTCTACGTGGAAGCTTTCGTGCATCACACCTGTTCCGCCATCGCAGGCAACCAACTGATCTAGCAAGAATTTTTTCTCAGCTTTATCTGTAGCTGTTAAACCTTGGATCGATAGGGCAATCGGCCATATATAACGATAGAAGGTATGAGAACTTCCGAGACCGCTAGCGTACTCCCCTTGGTAGAAGTAGGGATTTTCAGGACTGAGAATAGTGCGACGAGTTGCTTGATACACTTCATCGTTGACATCACAGTAACCAAGATAGGGAGCAGCTAACAAGCTTGGCACGTTAGGATCGTCCATGATGCTAGCATTTCCTAGACCATCCACTTCAAAGGCATAGATTTTCTCGCCTTTGCTGTTAGTCGTGTAGGCATAGTTTTCGATTCCTTCTTGGATCTCAGCCTGCAGGCGTTTAGCATCAGCAATGATGCTTTCACTATCAGCTAGATTCAATGTAGCAAAGATTTCTTGGACATAACCTAAGACAACGACTGCAAACATATTGGACGGAATCAAGTAACTATACTGACAGCAGTCATCACTTGGACGGAAGGCTGACCAGGTCATCCCTGTCACCGCAAAATCAGGGCCAAAGCCATCATTTACCAGCGTATCCTCCTTACGATCGGTATCACGGACGAAACGGTATGGTGAGTTCTTGTGGTCTTGCTCCACCGTCCAGAGATGGAGAATCTCCTTGGTCGCTGCGACAAAAGTCTCATCAAATTGGCTCGTCTCACCAGTTTCTTTCCAAAGGAGATAAGCCAATTGCAAGGGATAGCAAAGAGAATCCACTTCATACTTGCGCTCCCAAATCCAGCCATTCAATTCTGTATGGTCTGTTTCGTGGTGACCCTTCCAGTTTTCCTCAATATTAAAAGAGTTGGCATAGGGATCTTTGAGAATCAAAGTCATCTGATGTTTGACCAGACCTGCAATGGTCTGACGCAGGAGGGCATCTCTTTTAGCCACATGAAGGTAGGGTCTGAGTTGGGCTGTTGAATCTCGAAGCCACATAGCAGGAATATCACCAGTGAGTACAAAGGTTGAACCATCTTCTAGGATTTCAACCGTATTGTCCAAGGTGTCTGTGTAGCAACGCTCAAAGACATCCACCCACTCTGGATAGTCCTTAGCCCGCTCTGCCACTTCATCTAGCCACTCGCTAACAATTTCTTTTGAATAAATCATCGTGCAGTATCCTCTTTCAAACAAGTTTCATTTTCAGTATATAGCTTTTGAGACAGAAAATACATACACAAATGATAGTCATTTTTCTACAAAATTGTTATCTTTAAAACTTCTTTTCTAAAGGCCCTCTTTTTCTGATATAATGTAGAAAAACAGCTAAAGGAAAGGCTATGAAACCACTACTTGAAACCATTGATACGCGTTTTGGAACAGCCAGTAAACACGCCTTTTCACGAGGAAACACCCTCCCCTACACAGGTGTTCCTTTTGGCATGAATTACTTTGTGCCTCAGACCAGTGACCAGAAGGGCTCTTGGTTTTTCGATCCGCATCTACCTATCTTTCAGGGGATTCGACTAACCCACCAGCCCAGTCCTTGGATTGGGGACTACTCTTGGCTCTTATTGACACCTGTCACAGGCCTGCTAGGTGGAGACAGCCTCTTCCATCGTCAGTCTTCTTATGATATGGACAATACCTCTTTCCAACCCCATTATCTGAAGCTTTTTTCTGAGCGCTATCAGATCGAAACGCAGTTAAGTCCTACTTGCTATGGTGCTTCTATTCGTTTGGAGCAAAAGCAAGGCAAAGCCCTCTTCCTCTATCTTCACGCAGCAGATGAACTGACCGTAGAGCAAATCGATAAGCGAACTCTGGCCCTACGACAAGAAGGTGAAACCAAAACCAACAAAAGTCCTCTCGTCATGTTCACTGCCCTCGCATTCTCTACGGATATTTTATCTATCAATCAAGTGAAGCAAGATTGGCGTATCGACTTGGCTGGAGCAGAAGCTCTAGTTCAACTAGCTACTTCTTTTATTTCTAAAGAACAGGCCCTCTTTAATCTGCCTAGAAAAGACTTTGAAGAAACGAAATCAGAGGCTAAAACAAGTTGGGAAAACCTTCTAGGCCGTTTTGATGTCGTGGAAACTGGCTCTGTAGACCGAACATTTTTTGATCATTGTCTATACAGACTCTTTCTTTTTCCACAAACCTTTTATGAGGTTAGTGAACAGGGAGAAGAGATTCATATAGACCTCGCTTCAGGAACAATTAAACCAGGTCCTCTCTTTACCAATAATGGTTTCTGGGATACCTTCCGCACTTCATTCCCACTCTTTGCCCTGATTATTCCAGAGCACTATCGTCAGTTCCTTGAAGGCTTCCTCAATAGCTACCGCGACACTGGATATCTTCCTAAGTGGCTTGCCCCTGATGAAAGAGGAATGATGCCTGGCACTTTGATTGATGGTCTTATTGCAGATAGCGCCTGCAAAAACATGGCACCTGAGTTTGAAGAAGAATTTCTCAAAGCCATGATCAAAACTGCGACCAAGGCAGATCCAAAAGCTATCAATGGACGACACGGCCTGGTCCAATACCAAAAGCTAGGATACCTATCTACGGACTTCCATGAAAGTGTCAGTCATACACTGGACTATGCTTACAGTGATTTTTGCATCTCTACCTGCGCAGCAAAATTAGGTCAAGAAGAGCTGGCACAAGCCTATGCTCAATATGCTAAGAATTATCAAAACTTATTTGACCCTGAAACAGGCTATATGAGGGCGCGTGATGTAGATGACAACTTTCGTCCTGACTTTTCTCCCTATAGTTGGGGGCGAGATTACGCCGAATGTTCAGCTATTCAAGCCAGTCTAGGTGTCTTACATGACATCCCAGGCTTAATCCAGCTTATGGGTGGAAAAGAAGCCTTTAGCAACTATCTTTTGAAAACCTGTCAAGATGCTCCCCTCTTTGAGACAACAGGCTATGGTTACGAGATTCACGAAATGAGCGAAATGGCTACTGCTCCTTTTGGGCAACTTGCCATTTCCAATCAGCCGAGCTTCCACATTCCTTATCTCTTCCGTTACAGTGACTACCCTGACTACACTGCCCTTCTTATCAAGACACTCCGTCAGAAGGCCTTTCACCCAAGTTGGGAAGCCTATCCTGGCGATGAAGACAATGGCAGTCTCTCAGCCTGGTACATCTGGTCTGCTCTTGGATTTTATCCGACCTGTCCAGGCAAACCAAACTATGCCCTCGGAATCCCTCTCTTTGACCATCTTCGTATCTACCTGGCTAGAGAAGATAAATGGCTGGATATCTATGCTAAGCAAAACCATAGCCACTTCAACTTTGTCAAAGAATGCCGACTGGACAAAATACTCGTATCAACTATTCAACACCAAGACTTCTTAAAAGCTGAGCAACTAACCTTTACACTTAGCTGGTTGCCAAGTCACTAGCTAGTAGACAAAAGAACCTTTGTATCCTGCAAAGGTTCTTTTATTTTATGAAACTTGTACTTGAGCTTGATCAATCAGTTGTCCATCCACAGTCAGATTTAGATAGAAATCCAAGGTCTTATCAGCAGCAAAATACAAGGTTGGTATAGTCAAATCTTTTTTGCTTTCCCCAGCTTGAAACGCAAGGACTTGAATCTCGTCCTGATAGGCGACACCATGGACACCCGTCCCCGGTTGAATCGAAATCTTAGCCTTCAAAGGAGTATTACTTTCGCTACGTTCAACCCTAAAATGAAGAGCCTCTCCCTTTGTCACAACTAGACCTTTTTCTACAAATGTTAGGCCCTGAACAACTTCTTTTTTTGATAAACTAGGAGTTTTATAAAGTGAAATCTTGGTTAATACAGGCATAGCTTGTGCCTTGGTAATGATCACGCGCACCTTCTGTGCCTCTACTAGCGGCCCTCGCAGAAGGCGCTTATGACCAACTGTAAAGCCTGTACCAAATTCTTGCCAGAGACCATCCACCTCTACTTGCACATGAAAAGCAGTGATTCGTTGCCCTAGCTTCAAATCTTCTCGTAACTCAATTACATCAAAAGTTTTAGGTGACCCTAAG
This window of the Streptococcus sp. 116-D4 genome carries:
- a CDS encoding carbohydrate ABC transporter permease, whose product is MAEKKIKKEKIDNVGIHSFSKKADIFFSIISGLIALSCILPFIFVIIISVTDEKSILQNGYSFFPSQFGLDGFEFLAQFKDKILQALFISVFVTVVGTITNVFITTTYAYAISRTTFKYRRFFTIFALLSMLFNAGLVPGYIVVTRLLQLGDTVWALIVPMLLSPFNIILMRSFFKKTIPEAILESARIDGASEARIFFQICLPLSLPGIATITLLTALGFWNDWFNALLYIKSDNLYPLQYLLMQIQQNMDYIAKAVGLSGQLGVALPKETGRMAMVVVATLPIAILYPFFQRYFVKGLTIGGVKE
- a CDS encoding ABC transporter permease translates to MNKFSKTLRDNWIFLLMVLPGALWLILFFYIPVFGNVVAFKDYHMTSNGFIDSIVNSKWVGLDNFRFLFSSKDAFIITRNTVLYNLGFIFIGLIVSVGIAIILSELRSKQMVKIFQTSMLFPYFLSWVIISFFTDAFLNIDKGVFNHFLESIGMKEINFYADLGIWPYLLLFLGIWKGFGYSSVMYYATIMGIDPTYYEAATVDGASKWQRIRNVTIPQLTPLVTVLTILAVGNIFRADFGLFYQIPHNAGQLYNVTNVLDVYVFNGLTQTADIGMASAAGLYQSVVGLILVILSNLLARRVDPNSALF
- a CDS encoding beta-N-acetylhexosaminidase, which gives rise to MVRFTGLSSKQEQAIEVLKSHISLPDVEVAVAQSDQASISTKGEGGHYQLTYRKPHQLYRALSLLATALVEGDKVEIEEQAAYEDLAYMADCSRNAVLNVASAKQMIEVLALMGYSTFELYMEDTYQIEGQPYFGYFRGAYSAEELQEIEAYAQQFDMTFVPCIQTLAHLSAFVKWGVKEVQELRDVEDILLIGEEKVYDLIDGMFATLSKLQTRKVNIGMDEAHLVGLGRYLILNGVVDRSLLMCQHLERVLDIADKYGFHCQMWSDMFFKLMSADGQYDRDVEIPEETRVYLDRLKDRVTLVYWDYYQDSEEKYNRNFRNHHKISHDLAFAGGAWKWIGFTPNNHFSRLIAIEANKACRANDIKEVIVTGWGDNGGETAQFSVLPSLQIWAELSYRNDLDRLSAHFQTNTGLSVEDFMQIDLANLLSDLPGNLSGINPNRYVFYQDILCPLLDRHMTPEQDKPHFAQAAETLANIKEKAGNYAYLFETQAQLNQILSSKVDVGRRLRQAYQADDKESLKQIAREELPKLRSQIEHFHALFSHQWLKENKVFGLDTVDIRMGGLLQRIKRAESRIEAYLAGQLDRIDELEVEILPFTDFYTDKDFAATTANQWHTIATASTIYTT
- a CDS encoding ROK family protein; its protein translation is MTIATIDIGGTGIKFASLTPDGKILNKTSIPTPESLEDLLAWLDQRLSEQDYSGIAMSVPGAVNQETGVIDGFSAVPYIHGFSWYEALSSYQLPVHLENDANCVGLSELLAHPELENAACVVIGTGIGGAMIINGRLHRGRHGLGGEFGYMTTLAPAEKLNNWSQLASTGNMVRYVIEKSGQTDWDGRKVYQEAAAGNALCQEAIERMNRNLAQGLLNIQYLIDPDVINLGGSISQNPDFIQGVKEAVDDFVATYEEYTVAPFIQACTYHADANLYGALVNWLQEENQW
- a CDS encoding alpha-mannosidase — encoded protein: MENVVVHIISHSHWDREWYLPFESHRMQLVELFDNLFDLFENDPEFKSFHLDGQTIVLDDYLEIRPENRDKVQRYIDEGKLKIGPFYILQDDYLISSEANVRNTLIGQQEAAKWGKSTQIGYFPDTFGNMGQAPQILQKSGIHVAAFGRGVKPIGFDNQVLEDEQFTSQFSEMYWQGADGSRVLGILFANWYSNGNEIPVDKDEALTFWKQKLADVSDYASTNQWLMMNGCDHQPVQKNLSEAIRVANELFPDVTFVHSSFDEYVQAVESALPEQLSTVTGELTSQETDGWYTLANTSSSRIYLKQAFQENSNLLEQVVEPLTIITGGHNHKDQLTYAWKTLLQNAPHDSICGCSVDEVHREMETRFAKVNQVGNFVKSNLLNEWKGKIATAKAQSDYLFTVINTGLHDKVDTVSTVIDVATCDFKELHPTEGYKKMAALTLPSYRVEDLDGRPVEAKIEDLGANFEYDLPKDKFRQARIARQVRVTIPVHLAPLSWTTFQLLEGEQEHRDGIYQNGVIDTPFVTVSVDDNITVYDKTTHEAYEDFIRFEDRGDIGNEYIYFQPKGTEPIYAELKGYEVLENTARYAKILLKHELTVPVSADEKLEEEQKGIIEFMKREAGRSEELTSIPLETEMTIFIDNPQIRFKTRFTNTAQDHRIRLLVKTHNSRPSNDSESIYEVVTRPNKPAASWENPENPQHQQAFVSLYDDEKGVTVSNKGLNEYEILGDDTIAVTILRASGELGDWGYFPTPEAQCLREFEVEYALECHQAGERFSAFRRAKAFQVPFTALQVAKQEGSVAATGSLFNHPALNLPQVCPTAFKVAENEEGYVLRYYNMSQENIRVSEKQQTILDLLERPYPVHSGLLAPQEIRTEFIKKEEI
- a CDS encoding glycoside hydrolase family 125 protein, coding for MIYSKEIVSEWLDEVAERAKDYPEWVDVFERCYTDTLDNTVEILEDGSTFVLTGDIPAMWLRDSTAQLRPYLHVAKRDALLRQTIAGLVKHQMTLILKDPYANSFNIEENWKGHHETDHTELNGWIWERKYEVDSLCYPLQLAYLLWKETGETSQFDETFVAATKEILHLWTVEQDHKNSPYRFVRDTDRKEDTLVNDGFGPDFAVTGMTWSAFRPSDDCCQYSYLIPSNMFAVVVLGYVQEIFATLNLADSESIIADAKRLQAEIQEGIENYAYTTNSKGEKIYAFEVDGLGNASIMDDPNVPSLLAAPYLGYCDVNDEVYQATRRTILSPENPYFYQGEYASGLGSSHTFYRYIWPIALSIQGLTATDKAEKKFLLDQLVACDGGTGVMHESFHVDDPTLYSREWFSWANMMFCELVLDYLDIR
- a CDS encoding GH92 family glycosyl hydrolase translates to MKPLLETIDTRFGTASKHAFSRGNTLPYTGVPFGMNYFVPQTSDQKGSWFFDPHLPIFQGIRLTHQPSPWIGDYSWLLLTPVTGLLGGDSLFHRQSSYDMDNTSFQPHYLKLFSERYQIETQLSPTCYGASIRLEQKQGKALFLYLHAADELTVEQIDKRTLALRQEGETKTNKSPLVMFTALAFSTDILSINQVKQDWRIDLAGAEALVQLATSFISKEQALFNLPRKDFEETKSEAKTSWENLLGRFDVVETGSVDRTFFDHCLYRLFLFPQTFYEVSEQGEEIHIDLASGTIKPGPLFTNNGFWDTFRTSFPLFALIIPEHYRQFLEGFLNSYRDTGYLPKWLAPDERGMMPGTLIDGLIADSACKNMAPEFEEEFLKAMIKTATKADPKAINGRHGLVQYQKLGYLSTDFHESVSHTLDYAYSDFCISTCAAKLGQEELAQAYAQYAKNYQNLFDPETGYMRARDVDDNFRPDFSPYSWGRDYAECSAIQASLGVLHDIPGLIQLMGGKEAFSNYLLKTCQDAPLFETTGYGYEIHEMSEMATAPFGQLAISNQPSFHIPYLFRYSDYPDYTALLIKTLRQKAFHPSWEAYPGDEDNGSLSAWYIWSALGFYPTCPGKPNYALGIPLFDHLRIYLAREDKWLDIYAKQNHSHFNFVKECRLDKILVSTIQHQDFLKAEQLTFTLSWLPSH